The segment CCAATCGATCATAGGAGATTCCAGCGAGAAACGGGACCAGCCTCGCCATCTCATCGAAGATCTCAGCCGGGTGAGTATAGTGAAATCCCGAACATGGCAGGCCGAGTTTATCAGCAACCCGCCTGGCCAGCTCAGAGGTAATCCACCAATCCGGCCTGGCCTCTCCAGGTGGATCGAGCGCCTTTCTGACCCGCTGGACGCGCCGCTCCGAGTTGGTGAACGTTCCCTCCTTCTCGGCGAAGGCGGCTGTAGGTAGGAACACGTGGGCCAGTTCTGCGGTCTCGTGCAGGAACAGCTCCTGGACCACAAGGCAATCAAGGTTGGAGAGCGCCTTCTTCGCATGGTGAAGATCGGGTTCTGTGAGCAGGGGGTTCTCGCCGACCATATACATGGCGCGGATCGACCCATTCAGGCATCCTTCTATCATTTCAGTGAGGGCCATTCCCGCGCTGTCAGAAGGTCGGACGCCCCAGGCCGCCTCGTACTTGTCCAAGACCTCAGGGGTGTAAGTTTGGTAACCGGGAAGGTGCGTGGGAAGACATCCGGCGTCTCCGCACCCCTGGACATTGTTCTGGCCTCGAAGCGGCGAGATGCCGGAACCGGGAAATCCCATCTGTCCGGCGACAAGGGAGAGGTTCAGCAGGGCATGGGCGTTGGCCGTCCCATTCGTATGCTGGGTGATCCCCATCCCCCAGAGCAGGCATGAGCCTGAGATGGCGGGCTTCGCGTACCAGCGGGCGGCCTGAACGATCTGCTCCTGCGGGACGCCGGTAACCTGTTCGGCGACCTGCAGTGTATACGGTTCCAGCGCCTTCCGCCACGCGTCGAACCCTTCGGTCCGGTTCCGCACAAACTCAAGGTTGGCCAATCCTTCATCGATGATCACCCGCGCCATCGCGTTAAAGAGGGTGACGTCGGTCCCCGGCCGCTGCCGCAGCCAGAGGTCTGCCTGGCCGCACAGCTCGATCCGCTTCGGGTTCACGACGATGAGCCTGGCGCCACGGCTCACGGCCTGGCGAAGACGGATGGCGATCACCGGATGGTTCGACGACGGATCCGATCCGACGACCATGAGGCAGCCAGACCCCTCGTAATCGTCGTAGGAGTTTGACGTAGCCCCAGAGCCCAATGAGCGCAGCATCGCCACGACCGAGGGCGAATGACAGAGGCGGGCGCAGTGATCAATGTTGTTGGTGCCTATCACCGTCCGAACGAACTTCTGGACGATATAGCTCTCCTCGTTAGTTCCCTTCGCTGAGGCCAGTGCTCCGAAGCGTCCGCGATGTCTGACCAGGCCCTCCACCGCCGCATCGAGCGCTTCGTCCCAGGATACCGGACGCCAGCTCCCATTGCGCCGCACCATGGGCCGAGTGATCCGGTCTGCAGCGTGGACGAACCCTGTCCCGAATCGCCCCTTGACACAGAGCATGCCGAGACTCGATCGATTCGTGGGGACGTCGTCGGCCATCAGCGCGAGGCGTCCGTCGGCGCGAACGCGAAGGCGTATGCCGCAGCCGACGCCGCAGTACGGGCAGGTCGTCTCGACTTCTCGCACGATAGACGTGGGTGCTTCCTTGGGCCGGAAGGCCCCCGTTGGACAGGTGGCGACGCACTGCCCGCATGAGGTACAGACGGAGGAGGCGAGCGAGCCATCGCCGGAGACCCCCACCTTCATTCGGCTGCTGCGCCCCAACAGGGCGATAGCGCCGATCTGCTGGACGTCATCGCAGGCGACGGTGCAGCGGCCGCAGAGGATGCAGGCGTCCCGATCGAGGACGAAGAACGATTTGGTATCGTCTACAGGCGCGTGTCGCCATGGCATATGGTGGCGGTGGAAGAGCCCGAGTCTGGCGCAGGCATCGGAGAGCTGACCAAACCCGGGCCGATCGAACGAGGGGGTCGCCATACCGCACGTGAGGTCAAGGACCCCGCTTCGGATCCGTGTGAGAACGGGATCGTTGGTCGAGACCACCATCCCGTCGCGGGCAGGCAGGTGGCAGGAAGCGGGGAAGCCGCGCATCCCTTCGACCTTGACTAGGCAGGTCCGGCAGGCGCCGAGGGCAGGCCGATCCGGGTCCTTACATAGCTGTGGAAGCGGGATGCCAAGTCGGTTGACGGCGTCGAGGACTGTAGCGCCGGGTTGGACCGCTACCCTGGTTCCGTCGATGGTCAGGCTGACGACCGTATCGCCCATCTTCATCCCTTTCCAATGATATCAGGCGGGGTTGAGAGCATCTCTTGAGGAAACTGATCAACCGCTGAGAGGAGGGACAGGGGCGCCGATTGACCGAGGCCGCACAGCGAGGCCAGCCGTACCACCTGGGCCAGTTCCTCGATCTCTTGCCGCTGGCCGGAGTTCTGAGGCTGCTGAAGGAGCGCGAGCAGGCGACCTGTTCCCTCTCGACATGGCGTGCATTTGCCGCACGACTCCCGCGCATTGAAGGCAAGGAGCGTCCGAGTGACATCGCCGATTGAAGCGCTCTCGCCGAGGGCGACCACACCCCCGCTTCCAGGCGAGATCGTTCCGCCTGGAACCAGCGGCTCATCGAACCGACTGGGGTGGACGATAACGCCGGATGGTCCACCGACGAGCGCCGCCTTCAGTGGTCGTCCATCTCCACTTCCTCCGCCAATCGCTTCACACAAATGACGGAGCGTGACGCCCATCGGCGCCTCCACGATCCCCGGTCGGGCGAGGTGGCCGGAGAGGCCGAACAGCTTAGTTCCCCGTCCTCCACCGATGGCGGCAAACCACGCGGCGCCTCGACTGACGATCAGCGGTACCGCTGCGAGGGTTTCCACGTTGTTGATCACCGTCGGCTTCCCCCATAGCCCCGCCTCCACCGGGAACGGGGGCTTGGGGCGAGGCATGGCGCGCCTGCCTTCGATGGCTTCCATGAGCGCCGTCTCTTCCCCGAGGATAAAGCCGCCTGCACCACGACGAAGCTCCAGGTGAAAGGAGAAATCGCTTCCAAGGATTTGCTCGCCGAGCAGTCCGGCCGCCTCAGCCGATCGAAGCGCGTTCTCCATTCGACGCGCTGCGAGGTCGGCCTCACCGTTGATGAAGAGTATGCCGCGGTTGACTCCGGAGGCGAAGGCCGCCAACAGGATACCTTCCAACAGCCGATGGGGATCACCCTCCATCAGGTGGCGGTCCTTGAAAATACCGGGCTCACCCTCTTCGCCGTTGATCACGAGATACTTGAGGGGTCCTGCCGCATTGCGGCAGGCCTCCCATTTATGCGCGGCTCCGAAGTACGCGCCACCCCGTCCGGCAAGGCCGGACGCTTTGACCTCGTTGATGACGGCGACCGCGTCGCCCTGTTGGAGGGAGCGAGCGAATCCCGCATAGCTCCCGTGACGCAAGGCGTCGGCCAGATCGTTCGCATCGACCACTCCACAGCGGTCGAGAACAGCTCGATGCTGGCCGCTCAGGAACGGCTCGTGAGCGAGACCGGAGATCTCGCGCCAGGACGATTCCTGCCAGGCCACCGCATTAAGTCCTGTGGGGAGTCGATCCTCCTTCAGCGCCGAGACCAAGGGAATGACATTATCGACATTCATAGCCTTGAGCGTCATTCTCGGCCAGCCGGATCGGTACAGTTCTACAACGGGAGCGGCATAGCACATGCCGTTGCAGCCGCCCTCCATGACGGTCGCGGACAGCCCTTGATGCTTTACCTCCTCTGTCAGCCTTTCCATAAGGAGGTCGGCCCCGACCGATGCGCTGCAACTCCCCACACCGACAATGAGCCTGAGTGCTGAAGGCTGACGGGTGAGCGATTGTGTGACAAGCTGTTCGAGGGCAGCTACAGGAGTATCGCTGCTTGGCTTCAACAGGGCCGGGACGGAGACGAGCGATATCCGAGAAGCGGCAGGATCGAATAGTCTGTCGAGTTGATCTGTGCCGACTCGTCCATAACAGCGATGATCTACCTCGACGACAGGGGCCATCGAACACCTGAAGAGGCAATCGGCCTCTTCGAGGGTGACGCTTTGATCCGGCGACGTCTCGCCGGCTCTAAGTCCAAGACGATCCTGCAGGGTGTGGAGCAGCGTCAGACCACCTTGAATGCGACAGCTCGTACCGGTACAGACGCGAATCAAGCGGGCGCCCGGCTTGACAAGGCGAAACTCCGGGTACTGGGTGGCAACTCCGTACACCTCGCTCTTGGGGACCCGGAGGTGGAGAGCCACCGCCACGAGGCTCTCCGGACTCAGCCAGCCCTCGGCCCCTTGCGCCGCTTGCAGTGCCGGCAGGAGCCACGTCCGCTCCCGTGGAAACTGTGCAATCAGTGCGCGAAGAGCATATTGATCCGGCGGTATCACGGATACGCCTCCCACAGATTCATGTCGTGTAGCGGTGATAGAGTTGTCGTACCCGGACAGTCGCATGAAGACCGCCTTCATGTCAAGAGTCATAGCGCTATTGTATAGCGTGGAGTAGGGGGGCGACAAAGTGTGCCGGACGGCATTTTTTTGTTGCAGTCTGGCTTGGAAGGTGCTAGATGAACTATAGGGGCGTAGGGATGTGTAGCTGCGCGTCCTATTCAGGCGAGGGTGTGATACCCATCGTCCCAAGCCAAGGAGGGTTAGAGTGGCGGTGTCCGCGTTCGTCTTCCTTGAGTGCTCGGCAGGTCGGTCCAAAGACGTGGCCAAGCAGTTATCCGGTATTCCCGGGGTAAAGCTCTCTCATGCCGTAACCGGTCCACACGATGTCATTGCCTTTGTGGAGGGGCCGGATATCAACGCGTTGGGGATCACGATCATCTCAAAGATTCAGGCAGTTTCGGGGGTGCTCCGCACTACGACCAACGTCGTCGTGGAGTAAGACCTGCGCGATCGCCCTTGATGCAGTTTGTTGTGACCCATCTGTTCGAGTGGGCGGCCGTCTTGAATTTGTAGGCTAAATTCGCGCAGCGATGGCCGGATTGTTAGAAAATACTTGACAAGGCCAATATTTGCCATTTAGAGTTACGCGCTGTGATGTCAAAGATAGATCGGGGTGGACCCATTAACCAACAACTGCCAATGACGGCAGCGGCAGGCAACGGAGCCTGCGGAGTCAATCGATGAAGGGGGGACGGGGAATGCAGAAGCAGGAGCGACGGCCAACGATCATGACCCTGGAGGAGGTCGCTCGCTTCCTCCGGCTCAACAAGTCGACGATCTACCGGATGGCGCGGGAAGGGACGCTCCCGGCTTGGAAATTAGGAAACGTCTGGCGATTCAAGAAAGAGGCCATCGAGGACTGGATCGTCAACAGCCAGCGGGCGCACGAGCAGAAGCTTCATCGCAAATCCTAGGTTACCGCGCAGGGCGGTAACAGCCCGCATTGTCCTTTTTACATCGCCGGCAGGTAGACTCGGAAGAATCCCCGGTGTTCTGACTCCTCGACGGGGCCGCGCTCAGGGGCCTCGGTCTATGCTCTCCTATCACCGCGTTCCTCTCGACCGCTTTGCTCATTCGACCAGTCAAGACCACGACATTACCAAAGAGGTTGCAGTATGCCGGCGAGGTCTGAAAAACAGGCCAAACCCAGTGCGGCGGAGTGGAAAGAACTCAGGCGCCGTTGCGAGGAACTCAGTATCTCTATCGAGTCGATGCGGGCCTATTATGAGGATCTGCTGGGAAGCCTGCAAGACGGTATTATCATCGTCGAATCGGATGGACGTATCCGCTCAATCAATCAAGCAGCAGAGGAGCTGACCGGAGTGTCGGCGCAGGTATTGTACGGAAGGCCCTTTGAGCAGATATTTCCGAATGATCGCTCGCTGCAGGAGTTGGTACGGAAGACCATGGAGAGCGGCCGGACACATGCCGATTTCGATGCCAGACTGACGAGGCAGGACGGCTCGCAGGTGGTCATCAGCGCCGTGTCCTCCCTCATCAGCGATGGCACGGGTCAGGCGCGGGGCACCGTCCTGGTGCTCCGGGACCAGACCGGGATCAGGGAACTTGAGGAGCGTCTGCAGCGATCAGACCGCTTGGCGGCTCTCGGGACGGTAGCCGCAGGGGTGGCTCATGAGATCCGCAACCCGCTGGCCGGCCTCAGGGGGGCGGCGCAGTTACTCGAGGGCGAGCCTGACTTTCCTCCCGTTCTGAAAGAATACACTTTGGTGATTGTAAAAGAGGTTGATCGGCTCGGCGCGATTGTTGAGCGGCTGCTGTCTTTTGCCACACCTCGCGGTCCGGTCCTTCGCTCGTGTAACCTGCACGAAATCCTCGATGATCTCTTCTTTTTAGAGCGGGCGCCGTTGGGCGCTGCCAATGTCACGGTTCAGCGTCAGTACGACCCGCAGCTCCCTGAAATCCTCGCTGATCCCTCTGAAATCCGGCAACTGTTTCTGAACCTGATCCGTAATGGGGTCGAGGCGATGCCGGGCGGAGGAGATCTTACCGTTCGGACGCGGTATGAGCGATCTGCCAAACGCTGCGGGGGCCGGTCGGTGGCCGTGGCCGAGATTATCGATCAGGGGAGCGGGTTCGATCCCGAGATTGAGCGCCACCTGTTCACCCCGTTCTTCACCACAAAAGAAAGGGGGACCGGGTTGGGGCTGGCCATCTGCCTCCGGATTGTGGAAGACCATGGCGGAGCCATGGAGGCGACAAGCTCACCGGGCAGGGGCAGCAGGTTTCGAGTATGGCTGCCCCTTGCGAAACAACCCGAAGCGGTCTCATCTCACGATGAACCTCATCGGACTGCGCAGGACTTCAGGGCATGATTCAGACACGACAGATCCTCGTCGTTGATGACGAAGAAAGCATCCGTTGGGCCCTCCGCAAGGCGCTTGAGCGCGAGGGGTATCGGGTTGTACTGGCCGCCGATGGGATCGAGGGGCTCAAGCTGGCTACAGACCCGGGCATCGACCTTGTCCTTATGGATATCAAGATGCCGGGCGCAGAGGGGCTGGAAACCCTCAGTAAGATTAAAGAGGCCCGTCCGGGGCTTCCCGTCATCATTATGACCGCATTCGGCACACTCCAGGCTGCGGTCCAGGCGATGAAGCGCGGGGCCTATGATTACATTACTAAGCCGTTTGACTTCGGCGAACTCACGATTCTGGTGCAGCGAGTCTTTGAGATCCGTGAGCTGACTGAGCGGGTGGCGCAGATGGAGGCCCTCGGCGGCCGGCCCTTTGACTTCGGAGGAGTGGTCGGCCTCTGTCCGGCCATGCAACAGATCTTCAAGCTGGTGGGGAAGATGGCCGCCAGCGACCTGACCGTTCTCGTCAGGGGCGAGAGCGGCACCGGGAAGGAACTGCTGGCGAAAGCGATTCATTACAACAGCCGGCGCTCTGCGCGTCCGTTTGTGGCCGTCAACTGCGCGGCCATCCCTCGTGAGCTGCTCGAGAGCGAGCTGTTCGGTCACGAGCGGGGCGCCTTTACAGGAGCCAGCGCCCTTCGGCGCGGCAAGTTCGAGCTCGCGGAGGGCGGGACGATCTTCCTCGATGAGATCGGAGATATGGATATCGGCCTGCAGGCCAAAATCCTGCGTGTGCTCCAAGAACGGCAGTTTGAGCGGGTAGGGGGCGAACGGTCGCTCTCTGCCGATGTAAGGGTTATCGCCGCCACGAATCAAAAACTCGAAGCTGCCGTCGCACAGAAGAGCTTTCGAGAAGATCTCTACTATCGCCTGAACGTCGTCACCATCAATCTTCCGCCCCTTCGAGAGCGGATCGAAGATATCCCTTTGCTTGTGAACCACTTCCTGCATCGGTTTGCGGAAGAGCAGAGGCAGGAGCCAAAGACCCTGCCGCCAGAGACGCTTGAGCTGATGCTTGCGTATCGCTGGCCCGGAAATGTCCGCGAGCTGGAGAATGCTGTAAAAAGGGCTTGCGTGCTTGCTCCGACCTCTCTCATCCTGCCGGAGCATCTGCCTGCCGCTCTCCTGCACGCAGAGGAACTGGGCGCCGCTGGTGGCGGCTCCTCCTTCGAACGGTTGCTGTCTCAAGGGATTGCGGGCGAGCTGTTCCGTGTGCAACAGGAACGAGACGGGCAGATCTATGCGTACTTCCTCGCCGCGCTGGAGCGGCCTCTTCTTCTGCGCGTCCTGGAGAAGACCGGCGGGAACCAGCTTCGGGCGGCTGAGTTGCTCGGGATCAATCGCAACACGCTCCGAAAGAAACTCCGTGAGCTCGGCATCACGCCTGCCCGCAGCGATGAAGAGAAAACGAAAGGGTGAAGGTCTTCCCCGGACCGCGAAATACCGCTCGCGCGGTAATTCAGCGTCGCGTGCGACCTTTGATGGGATGCGGCTGACCTGGAGATGCCAATACCGCCTCGGCCGAGGTGAGGAGGAACGCTTTGAAGGCGATCGCCGCCCGACTGAGATGCTTGTCTTCGCGGTGGACCACGAACCACTGCCGCCGCAGGGGAAGCCCCTGAACATCCAGCACCACCAGGCGCTTGAGCGCCAGTTCCATACGTAGGACATGACGGGATAGAAGGGCAATCCCGAGCCCCGCGGCCACCGCCTCCTTCACAGCGCTGTTATCTCCCAGCTCCAACCCAACCCTGAGCTTCACTCCTTGCTGGCGAAAAAATTCATCGGCATTGAGACGGGTTCCTGAGCCGACCTCGCGCGCGATAAAGACCTCTTGGGCCAGGCGATCCACCGGAATTCGCCTCGCTGTTGCGAGCGGATGAGATGGGGCGGCGACGACGACGATCTCGTCAGAGAGAAACGGCTCGGCGACATGCGGAACTTCCTCGGGAGGACGCCCCATGACGACGAGGTCAACCTCATTGTGCAAGAGGCGATCTCGTACCAGCGCGCGGTTGGTGACCTCCAGGTTGATACCGATGCCGGGGTGTCGCTTCTGAAATGCCCCGAGCAATGAAGGCAGGACATAGGCGCCCGCTGTGCTGACGGCGGCAAGGGCAATCCGTCCGCGCTTCAGGCCGTCGAGCTCTTGCATCGCCAGCCTGGCTTCGTCGGTCAGCGCGCAGATCCTTTCGGCGTAGGCCAGGAGTTCTTTGCCCGCCTCGGTCAAGACAATGGTCCGACCGACCCGTTCGAAGAAGGTCGCATCGAGGGCCCGCTCCAGCTCCCGAACCTGCGCCGAGACGGCGGGCTGGGACAGGAAAAGCTCCTCGGCCGCGCGGGAGTAGCTCTGGCGCCTGGCGACCGCCAGAAAGACGCGAAGCTGATGAAAGGTCATGGTTATATTATAATGAAAAATCTATAGATATTGGACACTTTTCTTACTTAACTCTATTTGACATTATACCGAGACCGTTGCACACTGGGTCACATCGAAGCTGATAAGCGGAAGTCCCAACGATATCGGCTTGTGATCGACAGCCATCCACACCAAAGCACCTTTCTATTAGGAGTGTGCCTCCTGAGCCAACTATGAATACGCACGATATCTCGATTGATATGACCCAACCGGTTGTGCTGAAAACAGAGTGTCCCGAACTCGCCCTTTACGCAAGGGGGAAGGTCCGGGATATCTACGACTTCGGCGATCGTCTGCTGCTGGTGGCCACAGATCGGATCTCAGCGTTCGACGTAGTCCTGCCAACGGGCATTCCGGGAAAGGGGAGGGTCCTTACAGCCCTCTCCGCGTTCTGGTTTCGCTTGACCGCGGACCTGGTGTGCAATCACCTGCTCACCACCGAGGTGGATGCCTTCCCACCAGCGTGCCACCCCTACCGCGAGATGCTTCAGGGACGGAGCATGCTGGTCAAAAAGACGAAGCCTCTCCCCATCGAGTGCATTGTTCGCGGTTACCTTTCCGGCTCGGGCTGGGCGGAGTACCAAAAGACGGGGGCTGTTTCGGGTATCCCGCTTCCGGCGGGGTTACCGGAGTCGTGCCGCCTCGATTCGCCCCTCTTCACCCCTTCAACGAAGGCGGAGCAGGGGGCACACGATGTCAACATCACGTTTGATGAGGCGTCTGCCCAGCTCGGTACGGAGTTGGGTGAGCGTGTCCGAGGGCTGAGTCTGGTGCTGTATGAGCGGGCCCGGGCGTATGCTGTGGAACGGGGAATTATTATCGCCGACACGAAATTCGAGTTTGGGTTACTGGATGGCAATCTTATCCTGATCGACGAGGTTCTCACCCCTGACTCGTCCCGCTTCTGGCCATGCGATACCTATGCGCCGGGCCGATCCCAGCCGAGCTTCGATAAACAGTTTGTACGGGACTACCTGAAGTCGATCGCTTGGGGAATGCAGGAGCCGGGACCGGAGCTGCCTAAGGAGATCGTCGAACGAACTTATGCCAAGTACCAGGAAGCGTTGAGACGGCTGACCGGAGACGACTTGTTGTCATGAGGAGTGGCGTCGGCTGATGCACGGTTTCATGATCAGCACTTTCAGACAGGCGAAGCGTGTCGTCGTTATCGTCGTGGGCTTCACTGTGCTGCTGATCGGTATCGTCCTCATTGTGCTCCCCGGACCCGCCACGCTCGTTATCCCGCTTGGTCTGGCAATCCTGGCCACAGAGTTCGTTTGGGCTAAGAGGTTGCTGGTTCGATTCCAGCATGAGACGAGACGGCTGAAGCAAACCATTTCCAGAAAAGTGCAGCGCAACGATCGTGAGCGGTCAGGACAGAAGTGATCGCATCGGCCCCTCCCTTCCGCTACCGGCAATATCGTTGAGTCGACGGCCCCCGCTCTTCTGTCAGGCGAGCGTGAGGATGATCTCGCCTCCTTCCACGCGAACCGGATAGGTCTGAACAGCGTAGTCCCCGTCAACCGATGCCCCCGTCTTCAGATCGAACTGTCGGCCGTGAAGAGGGCAGATCACCTTCCCACCCCCGATGATGCCGTCTGCCAGCGGGCCCCCTCGATGCGGACACGCGTTTTTCGTGGCGAATAGCTGCCCATCGCGCTGACGGAATACGGCGATGGGGCAGCCGTCTACGACGTAGGTACAGCCCTGGCCGAGCGGGATCGCATCGACCGGACCAAGCGGCACAACGATCTCCAGTGAGGCGTGCTTCATCTCCATGCTTCACCTCTTCAGTTCCACAAGTACGGGTCCGCCGAACTGGGCCGGGTACACAGGTGCATCCGCCTCGGCCCAGGGATCTGTGCGGGCCTCGACCGCCCGTTCGATCTCGGCATCCAACCGCGCACCGATCCCTTCCACATCCTTGACGAGCAGCTCGCGTAGCTCGTCAATGCCGACGCGTTCCACAAGTCCATACGCCCGCTCCATGTACTTGCCATGCTCGCGGTAGTACTGGATGAAACGGCCCATGTATGTCAGAACCTCTTCGTGAGTCTTCACTGTGCACAGGAGGTCTGCGGCGCGCACCCGGGTCCCGGCGCCGCCGCCCACGTAGACCTGCCAACCGCCCTCGATGGCGACGGCTCCAAGGTCTTTGACGGTAGACTCGGCGCAGTTCCTCGGACAGCCCACCGCAGCGAGCTTCATCTTGTGCGGAGTCTCGATACCATGAAACCGCTTTTCGATCTTGATCCCCAGCGCGATGGAATCGCCGAGGCCGAATCGGCAAAAGAGCGATCCCACGCAAGTTTTACACGAACGGACCGCCTTGGTGTAGGCGTGACCGCTGGCCATTCCAAGATCTTTCCAGACGTGCGGAAGTTGCTCCTTCCTCACGCCCGCCAGCGCGATCCGCTGGCCACCGGTCAGCTTGATCGCCGGAACCTGGTACCTCTCCGCCACATCGGCGATGCGTCGAAGCTCCGCCGGCGAGGTGACGCCGCCGTAGATTCGCGGCACGACCGAGAACGTCCCGTCCTTCTGGATGTTGGCGTGGACCCGGTCGTTGATGAACCGCGCATCGCGTTCGTCTTCATACTCCCCGGCCCAGATGGTCTTGAGAAGCGACGCCAGGGCCGCTTTATGGCTCGGTTCCTCTCGTCCGCCGTTGAGCTCACGGAAGAGCGCGCTGACACTCTTGATGCCTTTGGCCTTGATGGCGGCCACCAGCTCGGGCCTGGTCATCGGGAGACTCGGCACATACCAGTGTTCGGCGGGGTCGAGCGCCACCTCTCCGGCATAGACCTCGAGGAACTGCTCGAGGAGCTTCTTGCAGCCGCCGCAACTTGTGCCGGCCCTCGTGCTGGCCCCGATCTGCGAGACTGATCGGCACTTGCCGAACTCGATCGCCTCCTTGATCTGACCTTTGGTGACCCCGTGACAGTGACAGATCTGAGCGTGATCGGGCAGGTCAAACACCGAGAGGATCGGG is part of the Candidatus Methylomirabilota bacterium genome and harbors:
- the fdhF gene encoding formate dehydrogenase subunit alpha, with the protein product MGDTVVSLTIDGTRVAVQPGATVLDAVNRLGIPLPQLCKDPDRPALGACRTCLVKVEGMRGFPASCHLPARDGMVVSTNDPVLTRIRSGVLDLTCGMATPSFDRPGFGQLSDACARLGLFHRHHMPWRHAPVDDTKSFFVLDRDACILCGRCTVACDDVQQIGAIALLGRSSRMKVGVSGDGSLASSVCTSCGQCVATCPTGAFRPKEAPTSIVREVETTCPYCGVGCGIRLRVRADGRLALMADDVPTNRSSLGMLCVKGRFGTGFVHAADRITRPMVRRNGSWRPVSWDEALDAAVEGLVRHRGRFGALASAKGTNEESYIVQKFVRTVIGTNNIDHCARLCHSPSVVAMLRSLGSGATSNSYDDYEGSGCLMVVGSDPSSNHPVIAIRLRQAVSRGARLIVVNPKRIELCGQADLWLRQRPGTDVTLFNAMARVIIDEGLANLEFVRNRTEGFDAWRKALEPYTLQVAEQVTGVPQEQIVQAARWYAKPAISGSCLLWGMGITQHTNGTANAHALLNLSLVAGQMGFPGSGISPLRGQNNVQGCGDAGCLPTHLPGYQTYTPEVLDKYEAAWGVRPSDSAGMALTEMIEGCLNGSIRAMYMVGENPLLTEPDLHHAKKALSNLDCLVVQELFLHETAELAHVFLPTAAFAEKEGTFTNSERRVQRVRKALDPPGEARPDWWITSELARRVADKLGLPCSGFHYTHPAEIFDEMARLVPFLAGISYDRLDREGGIQWPCPTSDHPGTRLLYAESFPIGKAKFVPVVQTAEAAELPDRDYPFLLNTGRILYHWHGGTLTRRVQGLLELAPRLEVAINPADAQRLGLEEGTPVRLTSRRGELTGFAQPTDAVRPGEIFIPFVKLAESGANILTNSALDPLAKIPEYKVCAVAIERIG
- a CDS encoding LysR family transcriptional regulator, which produces MTMTFHQLRVFLAVARRQSYSRAAEELFLSQPAVSAQVRELERALDATFFERVGRTIVLTEAGKELLAYAERICALTDEARLAMQELDGLKRGRIALAAVSTAGAYVLPSLLGAFQKRHPGIGINLEVTNRALVRDRLLHNEVDLVVMGRPPEEVPHVAEPFLSDEIVVVAAPSHPLATARRIPVDRLAQEVFIAREVGSGTRLNADEFFRQQGVKLRVGLELGDNSAVKEAVAAGLGIALLSRHVLRMELALKRLVVLDVQGLPLRRQWFVVHREDKHLSRAAIAFKAFLLTSAEAVLASPGQPHPIKGRTRR
- a CDS encoding helix-turn-helix domain-containing protein, which gives rise to MQKQERRPTIMTLEEVARFLRLNKSTIYRMAREGTLPAWKLGNVWRFKKEAIEDWIVNSQRAHEQKLHRKS
- a CDS encoding phosphoribosylaminoimidazolesuccinocarboxamide synthase, whose protein sequence is MTQPVVLKTECPELALYARGKVRDIYDFGDRLLLVATDRISAFDVVLPTGIPGKGRVLTALSAFWFRLTADLVCNHLLTTEVDAFPPACHPYREMLQGRSMLVKKTKPLPIECIVRGYLSGSGWAEYQKTGAVSGIPLPAGLPESCRLDSPLFTPSTKAEQGAHDVNITFDEASAQLGTELGERVRGLSLVLYERARAYAVERGIIIADTKFEFGLLDGNLILIDEVLTPDSSRFWPCDTYAPGRSQPSFDKQFVRDYLKSIAWGMQEPGPELPKEIVERTYAKYQEALRRLTGDDLLS
- a CDS encoding NAD(P)H-dependent oxidoreductase subunit E, which gives rise to MKAVFMRLSGYDNSITATRHESVGGVSVIPPDQYALRALIAQFPRERTWLLPALQAAQGAEGWLSPESLVAVALHLRVPKSEVYGVATQYPEFRLVKPGARLIRVCTGTSCRIQGGLTLLHTLQDRLGLRAGETSPDQSVTLEEADCLFRCSMAPVVEVDHRCYGRVGTDQLDRLFDPAASRISLVSVPALLKPSSDTPVAALEQLVTQSLTRQPSALRLIVGVGSCSASVGADLLMERLTEEVKHQGLSATVMEGGCNGMCYAAPVVELYRSGWPRMTLKAMNVDNVIPLVSALKEDRLPTGLNAVAWQESSWREISGLAHEPFLSGQHRAVLDRCGVVDANDLADALRHGSYAGFARSLQQGDAVAVINEVKASGLAGRGGAYFGAAHKWEACRNAAGPLKYLVINGEEGEPGIFKDRHLMEGDPHRLLEGILLAAFASGVNRGILFINGEADLAARRMENALRSAEAAGLLGEQILGSDFSFHLELRRGAGGFILGEETALMEAIEGRRAMPRPKPPFPVEAGLWGKPTVINNVETLAAVPLIVSRGAAWFAAIGGGRGTKLFGLSGHLARPGIVEAPMGVTLRHLCEAIGGGSGDGRPLKAALVGGPSGVIVHPSRFDEPLVPGGTISPGSGGVVALGESASIGDVTRTLLAFNARESCGKCTPCREGTGRLLALLQQPQNSGQRQEIEELAQVVRLASLCGLGQSAPLSLLSAVDQFPQEMLSTPPDIIGKG
- a CDS encoding PAS domain S-box protein, with translation MPARSEKQAKPSAAEWKELRRRCEELSISIESMRAYYEDLLGSLQDGIIIVESDGRIRSINQAAEELTGVSAQVLYGRPFEQIFPNDRSLQELVRKTMESGRTHADFDARLTRQDGSQVVISAVSSLISDGTGQARGTVLVLRDQTGIRELEERLQRSDRLAALGTVAAGVAHEIRNPLAGLRGAAQLLEGEPDFPPVLKEYTLVIVKEVDRLGAIVERLLSFATPRGPVLRSCNLHEILDDLFFLERAPLGAANVTVQRQYDPQLPEILADPSEIRQLFLNLIRNGVEAMPGGGDLTVRTRYERSAKRCGGRSVAVAEIIDQGSGFDPEIERHLFTPFFTTKERGTGLGLAICLRIVEDHGGAMEATSSPGRGSRFRVWLPLAKQPEAVSSHDEPHRTAQDFRA
- a CDS encoding Lrp/AsnC ligand binding domain-containing protein, producing the protein MAVSAFVFLECSAGRSKDVAKQLSGIPGVKLSHAVTGPHDVIAFVEGPDINALGITIISKIQAVSGVLRTTTNVVVE
- a CDS encoding sigma-54-dependent Fis family transcriptional regulator, with the translated sequence MIQTRQILVVDDEESIRWALRKALEREGYRVVLAADGIEGLKLATDPGIDLVLMDIKMPGAEGLETLSKIKEARPGLPVIIMTAFGTLQAAVQAMKRGAYDYITKPFDFGELTILVQRVFEIRELTERVAQMEALGGRPFDFGGVVGLCPAMQQIFKLVGKMAASDLTVLVRGESGTGKELLAKAIHYNSRRSARPFVAVNCAAIPRELLESELFGHERGAFTGASALRRGKFELAEGGTIFLDEIGDMDIGLQAKILRVLQERQFERVGGERSLSADVRVIAATNQKLEAAVAQKSFREDLYYRLNVVTINLPPLRERIEDIPLLVNHFLHRFAEEQRQEPKTLPPETLELMLAYRWPGNVRELENAVKRACVLAPTSLILPEHLPAALLHAEELGAAGGGSSFERLLSQGIAGELFRVQQERDGQIYAYFLAALERPLLLRVLEKTGGNQLRAAELLGINRNTLRKKLRELGITPARSDEEKTKG